In the genome of bacterium, the window GGTAATGGGACGGTACTTCCCCTTCTCCTCCCCGACCACCGCCCAACCGACGGATTGACCGGCCTCGAAGACTCGGTAGAAGACAAACGCGGTGTCACGGATCTCCCCGCCGAGGCGGGCGTGCAGATCGGCGGCGACGGCCGGTTCGACACGCAGAAGCCCGGGTTGCGCCGAGTCCGCATCGGGAAAGATCGCCGTCAGCGCCTCCGCCTCCGAGGCCAGTACTTCGACCGCGCCGATCTCCTCCTCGGTGGGCGGCTCCTCCGCCGACGACGCCGTCACGGTCAGCAATACGGCCAGCGTCACAATCCAGGGCCAACGGCGCGTCATACCGGCTCAACCTCCAGCGGGCCAATCACGCGCACCCCTGACAATCCGCCTTTGTGATCGCGATGAATCAGGACCGCCGCCGCATCCTTGCGTCCATTCAACCAGCGCACCGCGTCGGCCATGCCCATGACATAGAGCCCCGACGATGTCGCGTCGGCCATCAGTCCGTCGTTGGCGAACACGGTCACCGACAGGAGGTCGGAGACGGACGGCGCGCCGCGACGCGGGTCCATCAGATGCCCGTGGCGGTGT includes:
- a CDS encoding FMN-binding protein → MTRRWPWIVTLAVLLTVTASSAEEPPTEEEIGAVEVLASEAEALTAIFPDADSAQPGLLRVEPAVAADLHARLGGEIRDTAFVFYRVFEAGQSVGWAVVGEEKGKYRPITYMAGIDTTLRIVDVRVLIYRESRGGEIRHTRFLKQYRGKSLESPLRINRDIVNITGATISVNALNVGVRKALAVAAILQEGSPTP